TGGCTTCCGATAGCCTGCAGGCCTTCCTTGAGCGCGGCGCTGGGTGTGGTGACGACAATGCCGTTGTCTCTCAGGACCTGAGTCTTTTCCTCGGTTTCCCGGCGCGATGCTTCCCAGCCGCGCACCTCGGCAGCTGCAGCGGCATCGAGCACGGCTTGCTGCTGGTTCTCCGGGAGAGCATCGAAGGCGGCCTTGTTGACGAAGACCATATTGCGCGGCAGCCAGGCCTGCGTGTCGGAATAATGCGAAACGAAATCCCAGACCTTGGAATTCGCGCCGGTCGAAGGAGATGTGATCATTGCTTCCACACGACCTGTGGCGAAAGCGGTAGGCAGATCCGGCACCTCGACCTGCGTTGGCAACGCGTCGACAAGCTGCGCCAGTCGCTCGGTGGTGGCATTGTAGGCGCGTATCTTCAGGCCCTTGAGATCGTCGACCGACAATACTTCCTTCTTCGTATAGACACCCTGGGGCGGCCACGGCACGGAGAAAAGCAGCTGTAGCCCCTGCTCCTGCAGCTTTTCCGCAAGCGCACTTTTCGACGCGTCATAGAGCTTCCATGCATCGTCATAGCTGCTCGCCAGGAAGGGGATGGAATCTACCTCGTATATCAGGTCTTCATTGGACAGGCGCGAAACCAGCACTTCGCCGATTGGCGCAAGCCCCTGACGCACGGCGTTTTTTATCTCCGGGTGCTTATAGAGAGAGCCACTGGAGTGGACGGTGATCTCAAGCTCGCCATCGGTCGCCTCCTTCACGTCCTCGGCAAACTGGATGATGTTCTGAGTGTGGAAATTGGCGTCCCCGTAAGGCACGGGCATATCCCATGTCGAGGCAGTCGCAATATTCACGGCCGCCATGCCGGCCACAGCCGCAATAGCAAACTTCGCCGAGATGCTGTGCATTTTTCCTCCAAATACGTATATGCTTCGATTTTACACTACAAACACGCGCGCATTCCGAACAAAGAACTATCTCTATTCTGAAAGCACGATGAACTCTCAAGTATTACGACGGCGACCCACGCCTTACAGCCCGAAACGATCTGCCCTCGCAGCTCTTCCCGCCGGACCGGTTCAACGCGAGAGCGCCGCCGCACGCAACGCGCCCCGGATCTTCGATGTCGCATCCGTATTGACAGTCCAGTCGCACTCGTCGATCTCGACCCCGTAGACGTCGCGCGCCTGCGCGGGCGAAACGTAGCCTTCGATCACGTCCTCTAGAACGGCGAGCGCGTCGCGACGCCAGGGCTCGCCAAAGCCGCCACCGCCCGGGAGCTTGAGGGTCGTGACCGTATCGGACGGAAGCAATGCTGAAATCTTGGGTTTCAGGTCCAGCCCTTTTGAATTACCCAGTGTTCCGGTCTGGCCCGGGCTACCACCGTGAAGGCCCGGCGCGGGGTGCCGTGTTCGTTCATAGAGGCCGGAAATCAGGTAGTCTTCGTCCGTCAGGACCTCGATCTGCATTTCCTGGCCAAGGCCACCGCGAAACTCTCCGGGGCCACCAGAGTCCCCGCGCAATGACCGCTCGTGAATGACCAAGGGCGCCAGCGACTCCATAACCTCGACCTGGACGCCTGCGATGCCGGACGGATACGCGGTGGCGGACATGCCGTCCTTGCCGCTCATTGCGCCGGTGCCGCCCGCCGAAAACCAGGTGTAAGAGAAATGCCGGCCGTTTCTGTCAGATCCAGAGATATGCGTATCCCAGAGCGCGTCGAACCCCGGCGCCATCACGCAATCGGGAAGGGCGTCTGCAAGTGCCCCCATTACCACCGAAGGCAGGAAATGCCCGATAAGATGACGCCCACCGACAGCGGCCGGATACTTCGCGTTCAGAAGTGAACCTTCCGGGGCGACCGTGGTCAGCGGCAGGAAACTTCCTGCATTGTTTGGAATATCTCCGGCAATGGCGCACTTCACTCCGTAATTTGTATACGCAGCGGTGTAGTTCAGCGTCACGTTGACCCCGAGAGGCACCGGTCCGGGAGAGCCTGCGTAATCAACCGTCAGGTTGCTGCCCTCGACGATCAGCTTCGCCTTCAGCACGAGCGGCGTATCGAAACCGTCGACGACAAGCTCGTATTGATAGTTCCCGTCCGGCAACGCGTGAATCCTTTCACGCATGGCGGCTTCCGAGCGATTAACGATTTCGTCCGCCAGCTCCTCTATGTCGTCGAGATTGAACTCGTCGAGAAAGCTGAGCAGTTGTGTGGCGCCGTGCTCATTCCCGACGATCTGGCAATGGATGTCGCCAAGCACCTCTCTGGGAGTGCGGACATTCTGCTCTATCAACTCCCACAGTGGCTCGACCTTTCGCCCTTGATCGAGCAGCTTCATCACCGGGATGTAGAGGCCTTCCTCAAATACCGAGCGCGAGTCTGCCGAGAGACCACGCCCCCCGATATCCAGGGCATGACAGCAATTGGCCAGCACCGCGATGCAACGGCCGTTCTTGAAGACAGGCGTCGCCACCGTAATGTCGTTGAGCTGCGAAGCGGTGAGCCAAGGATCGTTCGTTATCAGAACGTCGCCTGGCTTGAGCGTATCGATCGGGAACTTGGCCAGCATGTGAACCATGCCGGTCGCCATCGAATTGATATGTCCGGGCGTACCGGTTACGGCCTGCGCGATCATCCTGCCGCGCCGGTCAAACACCCCCGCGGCCAGGTCGGCTGCGTCCCGCACGATCGAGGTGAAGGATGACCGCATCAGCGCTGCGGCCTGATCGTTTGTCGTCGCTATCAGCCGCGACCACAGAATGTCCAAGGTGATCTGATCAATAGCCATGCTCGAAGCCCTCCTCAGCCCGCGTGTTTCAGATTGACCACAAGGTTGCAGTACTCATCGACGGACACGGTCGCACTGCCATTGATGACGACGGTCGATTCCCGTTCCTCGACGATTGCAGGCCCTTCGAAGGTCGCCCCTGGGGGCAGGAGATAGCGATCGTAGACGTTGACTGGCTGCATCTGTTTCACCTCGGAGATGTAGATGTCGCGCCGACCCTTCACCGCCGCCTCAACGGTCCTCGGGGCGCCCTCCTGAGTTGACTTCAGCACCAGTTCCGGACGCCGTCCCTGCGCGACGACGCGCCACGACACGACCTCCGCGTCCGCATTCATCGTGTGCCCGTAGATCGAGGTGTAGACCTGCTCGAAGGCACACATCACTTCGTCGCAACGCGATCGTTCGAAGTCATCGATCTCGATCGGCACGCGAACCTCGCTGCCCTGCAGGACGTATCGCATGTCCGCGAAGACCTTGAAGGTTAGGTCTTCGTCTCCGACAGCTTGGGCAACAACCGTGCGGGCTTCCGCCTTCATCTCCTCGATGAGTCGGCCGGTCTCTTCCCAGTCAAGATGCTTGAGCTGCCGCGGCCGAGACCGGGCGAGACTGGTGGAGATCGGAGCTGTCAGAAATCCGAGCGCCGACATGACACCGGCGCCCAGCGGATAGCCGACACTCGGGCAACGCAGGATGCTGGCAACGCCGTAGGCATGCATCGGCCCGGCCCCGCCCGTGGCGAACAACGGAAAGGTCGCGATATTCTTGCCGCGCTCGATGGTGTGAATGCGAGCGGCCGAGGCCATACTTTCGTTGGCAAGCTGATGGATACCGTAAGCCGCCTCGACTGGGCTCAAGCCGAGCGGGTCGGCGATCTTTCGCTGTATGACGTTACGTGCTCTTTCGACGTCGAGCTTCATCCTCCCGCCGAGGAAGAAGTCCGGATCGAGGTATCCCAGCACGAGGTTCGCGTCGGTCACCGTTGGCTCGTCACCGCCCCGCCCGTAACAGGCCGGACCCGGCTCTGCACCAGAACTGTCCGGACCGACTCGAAGCCGTTTCATCGCATCGACACGCGCGACGGAACCGCCGCCGGTACCGATCTCGATCATTTCAACCACCGGCACCTTCACCGGCAGCCCGGAGTGTTTCTTGAACTGATACTGGCGATCGACCTCGAACTCATTGGTGATCAATGGTTCGCCGTCCGCGATGACACAGGCCTTCGCGGTCGTTCCGCCCATATCGAAGGCAAGGATGTCGGGATAGCCGAGAAGCGCGCCGTAATGGGCAGCGGCCAACGCACCACCAACCGGCCCCGACTCGATGAGCCGGATCGGCTTCTGCGCGGCTTCTTCGATATCGCACAAGCCGCCGTCGGACTGGATAATGAACAGCGGCGCCTTGAGGCCGGCCTCGCTGACAGCGCGTTCGCGCAGCCGCTTCAAATACCCCTCTGCGATTCGCTTCACATAGACATTGGCAAGAACAGTCGAACCGCGCATGTACTCGCCGATCTCAGGCACGAGGTCGCACGACAGACTGACTGATATATGCGGGGCGTCTTCGGCAAGGATCTCTCCGACGCGCCTTTCATGCGCGTCGTTGACGTAGGAATGGAAGAGCGAAACGCCGACGGCCTCCACCCCGTCTCTCACCAGCTGCTTCACCAGCGCCCGCACATCATCGTCGTCGAGCGACTTACGGACAGTGCCGTCCGCCAGCATGCGTTCGTCGAGCTCAAAGCGAAGACGACGCGGCGCGAGCGGATTGGGGCGCTTGATGCGCAGATCGTAGATCTCGTAGCGATGCTCACGCGCGATCTCGACCGCATCGCGGAAGCCCTTTGTGGTTATCATCGCGGTACGGGCGCCTTTGCGCTCGATCAGCGCATTGGTGAAGAGCGTCGTGCCGTGCACGATGCTCTCGACGCCAGCCCGGTCCGCAGCGGCGGCCGTCAAAACCCGATCCACCCCTTCGATGATTGCATCGTCCGGCTGGCGTGGCGTGGTCAAAATCTTGCCAAATTCGAAAATTGAACCGTCATCACTGACCAACACGATATCGGTGAACGTGCCACCAACATCGGCCCCTACGCGCAGTTTCATACGGCTTATTCCCTCCAGACCCGACAGCGACCGGCATGTTGTCGGCCATCTGAATTTCACTTAACTTTCAAAATATGAAATATAATATCCATTGGCGTGTCAATCGGTTTTTTGCGCTTATCCCGCTCCAGGACACGACGGGACGTGACCGCGGCCATGCGCGAGCATCGGATCTGGATATCTGAAGGACTGGGAGGTACGCGTTCTGGTGATGGACGACTGCACGAAGGCAACCGGGGTTTCAGGCGCCTCGCCAACACCGCCGGGTCGGGCGCCCACGATCAGAAATCGGTCGGTGGTTCGGCTGGTCGACGAACCTATTGCGTCGCATCCTGGACACCCCCCCTACCTCGGCGACCGCATCGGTCAATTTATGGCGCAGGGATTCCGCTGCCTCCGTACCTTTGGCAGGTGATTGGAGAAAGACTGGGCCAGCCTCCGGCCATTTCTCAACGCGGCATAAGACCTACCGAAAGCCTGAACGTTGCCGTGAACGGGCTTGGTGCCCCCCGGCCCTGTCCCACCTTTGCCATGGTGACGCGAGCCACCATTGGCGGCTTGAAACAAACTCCACACCCTTCCCTGAAGAGAGGAAAAGCTTCGCCCCAACAATAAAGAGGTGACTAATGTCCGGCACGACCGCTAAAGAGTTCAACGCATTTGCGGGATTACTTCATGCTGGCAGCGGCGGCACTTTCATGCGCCTGCCGCATGTCGCAGCGGACGCGCAGACCATCACCGAAAACGGGATCAACGTCGCTTTTCTCGGCTTCCCTTGGGACGCAATGTGCATCAGTCGGACCGGGGCAAACTATGGGCCCCGGGCCCTGCGGGAAGCCAGCGATCAGTTCAGCTTCTACAACGCGAATCTCAATCTCGATCTGAGGGAGCATTACAAGTTCGCCGATTGCGGCGATGTCCCAGTCGTCCCCGGGGCGGCAATACGCACGATGGACCGCGCTGAAGCAATGATCCTTGACGTACTCAAGGGCGGCGCCATGCCGGTCGTACTCGGTGGCGACCACTCGGTCACAATTGCCTGCGCGCGGGCGTTTCGCAAACACCATGACAACCCTGGATTGATCCTTGTAGACAGTCATTTCGACACTGCCATCGACGTCGGCGGCGAAGAGCTAAACCATGCCTGCCCGATCGCGCGCGCTATCGATGCCGGATTCGATCCGCGCAAGATCGTCATCATCGGCACCAACGGCTGGCTCAATCCGAAGGCGGAGCTCGAATACGCTCGCGAACAAGGAATCTCTTTGATGCCCCTCGAAACGATCATGGAAAAGGGGCCGATCGCAGTGGGCCGTGAAGCCCGGGCAATCGCCGGGGCCGGCACCGATAGCGTTTACCTGACCTTCGATATCGACGCGATCGACGGCGCCTACGCGCCCGGCACAGGCGTCCCGGCCCCCGGCGGACTCACCTCCCGCGAGGCCATCGCCCTCGTATCCGAACTCGGCAGAGGCGGGCTAGGCGGCCTGGATGTCGTTGAAGTTTCGCCGCCTTACGACCATGACGGAATCACCTCGAGATTGGCCGTCAGGCTAGTCCTCGAGACCCTTGCCGCAACCACCACTCGATGAACACCCTGCTCCCGTAAACGTCCACGAGATCAGCCGGGAGACTCACCATGCTCGCAGTTTGCCAAGGCCTCCCGTCAAATAGCTCCAGGAATGGGACCATCGCTTCGGTGGGACGCGCTGCCGCCACGGCTGCAGCCGTCGCCGCGAGCATCGACGCGCCATCCCTCGGCGCGCTTGCCGATGTATCGCGCGAACCCGCGATAGGAACCGTCTTCGGAGTGCCCGAAAGGGGTGGGCGACGCGCGCTCAGCACCATCGTCGCGATCCGCTCCCACAGAATCAGGCCGGACTTCTGCTACGATAGAGAATTCCATGAAAAGGCCCGGTCGCTCGCCAGGGCCGGAGAAGAAGAATCTTTGTCTAAACGGCAGACACGGTCCCCAGTTTCGAGGTTCCACGGACTCCGGTGTGCAGTCGTGCGCCGGGGAACGGCGTTTGCGTCGCCCACGCCAATCTGTGCGGTCAGGAGGGTGAACTGCAGTATACCGGCATGAGTTGCATCATCGGCCCGGAGGGGCGGGACAGTGCGAACACGGGGGGTAAAGGCGCCGCACTCCTATTCAGCGCCACGCACACGCTGGCGCGAGCCGCACCGGAGCGTGATCTGCAGGCCAATGCCCTGTCTACAGGCTGACGGCATGGCCCCCTTTCGCTGCCAGTGGTCTTCTGGACAAAGGCAAGCCGGCGAATGCCGGCAATGGCCCACACTGGTAGCCCCGGCTCCTATGTGCGGCACGGCGGATTGAGGGCTTGGCTGGCGTGGAGAACGAGTCAGGCATCGACCCTCCCGGCATAGCAGGCCAGAGTGCCGTGCTCTGCGAACTTGCGGATATGATCCGCTTCGTCGGCAAGCCGGAATTTTACGACCGGGCATCCCAGATGCTGGCCGGTGCGCTTCGCTGCAAGCGACGGCTGGTCATGCGCTACTCTGCCTATGACAAGCCTGCCTTCATTGTGAACGAGGCCCTGAACGATGACGGAGTCGCGTTCTACCTCGCCGGCATCTACCGCATTGATCCGCTGCACAGACACGTCCGCTCGAGCGTTGCGCCGACGGTCGTCAACCTTCGGTCCCTCGCCCACGAAATCGATGAGAAGTACTTCCTCGAGTTGAGCAAGATGTCGATCTTCGATGAGATCGCGGTGGTCTTGCCGGCCTATGGTGGCGTGACGATAGCGTTCTGCTGCGAGCGCCATCGGGTCCGTTTTGAGCCCCAGGATTACAATTTGGCCAACGCTTTCCTGCCTCTACTGGATGCGCTGCACAAGCTCCACATGGACCGGCTGTTCTCCGCGGCACGGGCGCTCGGTCGCGAGCGGCTGACCGAGAATTTCGGGGACGCGCTGCTCGTGCTCGACCGGCGCGGAGACGTGGCGTACGCCAACGAAGCCTGGTCGAACAACACGGATGCGGCGAACGCGCTGCCGCAGGTCGTCCGGCAGATCGCCGACTCCGGACCAGGCCACCTGCAGCTCGACGGGCAACAAGTGATCCACTGGGAGCAACTTCCACCCGACTTTTCGTTGGCGCCGTGCGGGCATCTGGTGATCCTTGAACACCGTTCGCCAGGGCCGTTGGCGACGTCCGGCGACGCCGCGCTCGAGGCCTTCTGCCGACAGAAGGAACTCACGCCTCGCGAGGCCGAGATCGTTAGATTGTCGTTCGTGGGTCTGCCCAATGCGGCAATCGCGAAACAGCTTGGTGTTTCCGTCGGTACGGTCAAGAACCACCGCTGGCGACTTTACTACAAGCTCGATATCACAACCGAACGCGAGCTGTTCCACCAGTTCCTGTCGACGCTGATTGCGATCGAGAACTCCGAATGCGAGCTGGAGGCTCATTAGTCGAGACCAGCCTCCGGGCCGCTTTCAGGCGAGGCGGTTCGAAGGCTCTTCGCCAACCAGAAGACGCTCGATGCCCTCCACCAGCACGTCGGCCATCGATACCCTGCCCTCGACAGTCGCACTTCCGATATGCGGCAGCGCGAAGACGCTAGGCATCCGAAGATAGCGCGGATCGACCGTCGGCTCGTTGTCGAAGACGTCGAGCCCGGCAGCGGCGACATGCCCGGACATAAGCGCCTCGATGAGCGCGTTATCGTCGATCAGTTCGCCGCGCGAGATGTTGACGACAATGGCCCCCGGCTTGAGCCAAGCGATCCGCTCCGCGTTCAAGAACTTGCGGGTGTGTGGCGTCAAGGAGGCCGACAACAGGAGAATATCGCAGGACCCGAGAAAATCCCGATCATCGGCGATGAAACGGGCGCCATACTCGACCGAACGCGGCAGCTGTGTCCGGCTGCGGTAGGCGATGTTCATGCCGAAGGCCTGGGCTCTCGTGGAGACCTCGCGGCCGATGCTGCCCATCCCGTATATGCCGAGGACCTGTCCCCTCAGCTCTCTGCCAAGCAGCAGTGTCGGGGCGAAGCCGGACCAGGTGCCGGATCGGATAAGGTCGAACCCCTCGACAACGCGACGCGCCGCGCCAAGCAGAAGCGTCATCGCCAAATCGGCTACCGAATCGGCGAGGACGTTCGGTGTGTTGATCACCGCTTTGCGATGGCGACGTGCCGCCTCGATATCGACGTGGTCATGGCCGGCCGAATAGAGCGCTATGATCTCGACGGAATCCGGCAACGCTCGGAATAGCGCATCGTCCAGTGTGTACCTGGGGGTGGTGACGACCACGCGCACGCCCTCCGCTGCCGCCAGCAGACCCGGGACCGTGTGGTCACGACTGGCGAGAACAGACACGTCGGAAAATGCGCTACGGAATACGCGGACAGCCTCGAGAGGCAGGTCGTCCGCGATCAGAATCGGGCAGGGGTTGTCCCTGGAGTTCAGCGGCGATTCGTCCAGAATTGAAACCGACGCCCAGGGGTGATTGTCGGCGCTGTCCATAGGTTCCGTTCGCGGACTAGCGAGCCTCGTCAGCAAGTCGCTTGGTTGCATCCCCGGGTGGCGTGGCCACGCGGATCTCTTCGCCGAGAATGTGTTCCAGTCCCTTGACGACGGCGGTGCTGTCGAGCGCGCCATAGCCGAGCGCACGACCGAGCTGGTAAACCTCCGTCGCCGCGTTCGCGATGCCGAGCGGAAGCTTTGTCGCCTCGCGCCCTAGCTTAACCGCCTGGCTCATATCCTTGTAGGCAATGTCGAGGCGCGCCTCTGCCTCGAACTCTCCGGCGAAGACCTTAGGGACCATCCACTGGATGATCGGACTGTTGGAGTGCGAATTGGTGAGCATGTCGAAGAACGGTGCCGAGTCCAGTCCGAGCGCCTTCGATAGCGCGAGGCCTTCCGCCACCGCGGCCACCTCGATGAAGCCGATCATGTTCTGGACGAGCTTGGCTGCGTGGCCGGAGCCGATCTCGCCGAAATGGTAGAGATGTTTGCCGAAGGCTTCCAACAACGGACGGATCTGCTCGAAGGCGGCGATATCACCGCCTGCCATGATGGAGAGCGTTGCATCGCGCGCGCCTTCGGTTCCACCGGTGACGGGCGCATCGATCAGGCGGCCGCCGGCCGCGGCAAATTGCTCGGCCAGGCGTCGCGTGTCGGCGGGATAGCAGGTCCCCATATCCACGGCCAGGTAGCCGGGCGGCATCCCGGCAGCGATGCCATCGTCGCGGAACAGGACGGATTCCACCTCGTGCG
The Microbaculum marinisediminis genome window above contains:
- a CDS encoding TRAP transporter substrate-binding protein; this translates as MHSISAKFAIAAVAGMAAVNIATASTWDMPVPYGDANFHTQNIIQFAEDVKEATDGELEITVHSSGSLYKHPEIKNAVRQGLAPIGEVLVSRLSNEDLIYEVDSIPFLASSYDDAWKLYDASKSALAEKLQEQGLQLLFSVPWPPQGVYTKKEVLSVDDLKGLKIRAYNATTERLAQLVDALPTQVEVPDLPTAFATGRVEAMITSPSTGANSKVWDFVSHYSDTQAWLPRNMVFVNKAAFDALPENQQQAVLDAAAAAEVRGWEASRRETEEKTQVLRDNGIVVTTPSAALKEGLQAIGSQMAAEWSEKAGDHGRAILEAYEN
- a CDS encoding helix-turn-helix transcriptional regulator; its protein translation is MAGVENESGIDPPGIAGQSAVLCELADMIRFVGKPEFYDRASQMLAGALRCKRRLVMRYSAYDKPAFIVNEALNDDGVAFYLAGIYRIDPLHRHVRSSVAPTVVNLRSLAHEIDEKYFLELSKMSIFDEIAVVLPAYGGVTIAFCCERHRVRFEPQDYNLANAFLPLLDALHKLHMDRLFSAARALGRERLTENFGDALLVLDRRGDVAYANEAWSNNTDAANALPQVVRQIADSGPGHLQLDGQQVIHWEQLPPDFSLAPCGHLVILEHRSPGPLATSGDAALEAFCRQKELTPREAEIVRLSFVGLPNAAIAKQLGVSVGTVKNHRWRLYYKLDITTERELFHQFLSTLIAIENSECELEAH
- the speB gene encoding agmatinase, which gives rise to MSGTTAKEFNAFAGLLHAGSGGTFMRLPHVAADAQTITENGINVAFLGFPWDAMCISRTGANYGPRALREASDQFSFYNANLNLDLREHYKFADCGDVPVVPGAAIRTMDRAEAMILDVLKGGAMPVVLGGDHSVTIACARAFRKHHDNPGLILVDSHFDTAIDVGGEELNHACPIARAIDAGFDPRKIVIIGTNGWLNPKAELEYAREQGISLMPLETIMEKGPIAVGREARAIAGAGTDSVYLTFDIDAIDGAYAPGTGVPAPGGLTSREAIALVSELGRGGLGGLDVVEVSPPYDHDGITSRLAVRLVLETLAATTTR
- a CDS encoding hydantoinase B/oxoprolinase family protein; the encoded protein is MAIDQITLDILWSRLIATTNDQAAALMRSSFTSIVRDAADLAAGVFDRRGRMIAQAVTGTPGHINSMATGMVHMLAKFPIDTLKPGDVLITNDPWLTASQLNDITVATPVFKNGRCIAVLANCCHALDIGGRGLSADSRSVFEEGLYIPVMKLLDQGRKVEPLWELIEQNVRTPREVLGDIHCQIVGNEHGATQLLSFLDEFNLDDIEELADEIVNRSEAAMRERIHALPDGNYQYELVVDGFDTPLVLKAKLIVEGSNLTVDYAGSPGPVPLGVNVTLNYTAAYTNYGVKCAIAGDIPNNAGSFLPLTTVAPEGSLLNAKYPAAVGGRHLIGHFLPSVVMGALADALPDCVMAPGFDALWDTHISGSDRNGRHFSYTWFSAGGTGAMSGKDGMSATAYPSGIAGVQVEVMESLAPLVIHERSLRGDSGGPGEFRGGLGQEMQIEVLTDEDYLISGLYERTRHPAPGLHGGSPGQTGTLGNSKGLDLKPKISALLPSDTVTTLKLPGGGGFGEPWRRDALAVLEDVIEGYVSPAQARDVYGVEIDECDWTVNTDATSKIRGALRAAALSR
- a CDS encoding NAD(P)-dependent oxidoreductase, encoding MKVAFLGAGLMGEPMAGHLLRAGHEVFVTVNRNREPIERLVKAGAVEVGSPAEAAAATDVALMILPTSHEVESVLFRDDGIAAGMPPGYLAVDMGTCYPADTRRLAEQFAAAGGRLIDAPVTGGTEGARDATLSIMAGGDIAAFEQIRPLLEAFGKHLYHFGEIGSGHAAKLVQNMIGFIEVAAVAEGLALSKALGLDSAPFFDMLTNSHSNSPIIQWMVPKVFAGEFEAEARLDIAYKDMSQAVKLGREATKLPLGIANAATEVYQLGRALGYGALDSTAVVKGLEHILGEEIRVATPPGDATKRLADEAR
- a CDS encoding 2-hydroxyacid dehydrogenase; translated protein: MDSADNHPWASVSILDESPLNSRDNPCPILIADDLPLEAVRVFRSAFSDVSVLASRDHTVPGLLAAAEGVRVVVTTPRYTLDDALFRALPDSVEIIALYSAGHDHVDIEAARRHRKAVINTPNVLADSVADLAMTLLLGAARRVVEGFDLIRSGTWSGFAPTLLLGRELRGQVLGIYGMGSIGREVSTRAQAFGMNIAYRSRTQLPRSVEYGARFIADDRDFLGSCDILLLSASLTPHTRKFLNAERIAWLKPGAIVVNISRGELIDDNALIEALMSGHVAAAGLDVFDNEPTVDPRYLRMPSVFALPHIGSATVEGRVSMADVLVEGIERLLVGEEPSNRLA
- a CDS encoding hydantoinase/oxoprolinase family protein; its protein translation is MKLRVGADVGGTFTDIVLVSDDGSIFEFGKILTTPRQPDDAIIEGVDRVLTAAAADRAGVESIVHGTTLFTNALIERKGARTAMITTKGFRDAVEIAREHRYEIYDLRIKRPNPLAPRRLRFELDERMLADGTVRKSLDDDDVRALVKQLVRDGVEAVGVSLFHSYVNDAHERRVGEILAEDAPHISVSLSCDLVPEIGEYMRGSTVLANVYVKRIAEGYLKRLRERAVSEAGLKAPLFIIQSDGGLCDIEEAAQKPIRLIESGPVGGALAAAHYGALLGYPDILAFDMGGTTAKACVIADGEPLITNEFEVDRQYQFKKHSGLPVKVPVVEMIEIGTGGGSVARVDAMKRLRVGPDSSGAEPGPACYGRGGDEPTVTDANLVLGYLDPDFFLGGRMKLDVERARNVIQRKIADPLGLSPVEAAYGIHQLANESMASAARIHTIERGKNIATFPLFATGGAGPMHAYGVASILRCPSVGYPLGAGVMSALGFLTAPISTSLARSRPRQLKHLDWEETGRLIEEMKAEARTVVAQAVGDEDLTFKVFADMRYVLQGSEVRVPIEIDDFERSRCDEVMCAFEQVYTSIYGHTMNADAEVVSWRVVAQGRRPELVLKSTQEGAPRTVEAAVKGRRDIYISEVKQMQPVNVYDRYLLPPGATFEGPAIVEERESTVVINGSATVSVDEYCNLVVNLKHAG